From Salmo salar chromosome ssa21, Ssal_v3.1, whole genome shotgun sequence:
TGAAATGCATGTAAGCATGCCAGGGTATAAACGGTCATCTTGTTCAAAGAGATGTTTTACAGTGGTCCGCCAGTCGATATGTATTGCTTGATAAACTATCAAAAGTATTTGAGTTCCATGGAAACAAGTTATCAACACCATAACTGTTTgttataataaaaacattttatttatattttgaaACATGAACTTTGTGTTGAGTCACTAGATTTGGTCTCATTAGCTACTCCTCTTGAAGTTATCAAATAGCTATTCGCCAGGAGATCTCGAGAGATAACAATGTCACATTGTCACATAGGGTCCTGCTACAAATCCTTAATTACAAAAGAGGATCAAATGACTACAGCATCCAATACCGGAGTCTCCAGGCGGCATGGGGGTCTTTGATCAAGAAAATCCAATTATTTGTGTATATACATTTCCCACATAGTGATTACTTCATTAATTGTCCCGCCTTTATCTCCACCCTTCCCATCCCCCTTAATAATCAGCTCTTTTATCCAGACCAACAAACACACCATAGGAGCTTTGTGGATTCAAAGGATTTGCTTTCCCCTCTCAAAGAGCCGCTATTCTTTGATGATTGGGCAGCGGCAAACTTCAAAGTAACAAATCTTATTTCTGACTGGCTGGCGGCCCACCAAAGTCCTTATCAAATTCTAAGAAGTGATCCCTCACTCTCCAGATAGTCCAAGGATATCTCGAGGAGAGGAAGTATTGAGTGTGAAACACTACCACGTCAAGACATTTTTCTACGATTTTACATTGATCTCTATTCGTTTTTATTGTGATTTGTTTTTTAACAAGAAGGAAGAGGACGTTTACCATGGCAGCAGTGGCTGTACTGCGGAATGAAACACTCCAGGCTTTTCTTCAGGTTTGTTCAAAAGTTTTTGCTCCCGTGTTTTTATTTGTCCTCAAAATATTATTGTACGTATATGGTAGTTTAAAATATTTGTTTAGAGCGCGCGTAATACGCGTGTGTGCGCGTAATGGGCATTATACCCGATTCATATCCTATAATGACTGAAATGTGGCTCTATGAATTACTTACAGTATGGGGCGAAATGAACGGCTTTGATGATTATGTTACAACTCTGTGTTTATATTGTAGGCATGAGAGTGTATTGAAACTAATATTAGGCTAATGTCGTTTTAGTTCACGGAGCGTCCAACGTGGATCCTATACCGTTATGACTCTGTAGTCTTTAGTTTAGTCAAGTTTAGAGCCAAGTCAACACATCATTGATCATTATTTGTTTTACTTATGCAGGACCGTACTCCGAACTCTTCTCCAGAGAACTGCAAACACTCTCCACTGGCGCTGTTAGCTGCCACTTGTAACCGGATCGGACATCACGGATCAAGTCCGGCAGATTTCCTACAGGTTCCTTATGAGACTACTTTAGGCTCACCGTCGCGAATTTTTCATCCTTGGAGTAACGAGGGGAATCCTCAAAGCACTCTCTCTAGCAATTCTACTTTTGGACTATCTAAATCCCAGCTCCACATCCAAAGCTCATTTACTTCCCACCACGAGCTCCCGCTCACCCCTCCAGCGGATCCCTCATATCCCTATGACTTTTCTTCTGTGAAGATGTTACCTTGCTCCATGCAGTCTTTGCAGTCCTCTTGCCCACCCACGTACGTCCCTGCTGTAACTTATGCAGCGCCAACTGCCATGCAAGGTTTCGTTACCGGACACTCTGGCCTTGTGCACCAGCAACAGAGACAGTTGTCCCCTAACACAGGGGAGGATATTCCGTGGTGGAGTCTCCAACAGGGAAATCACGTCAGTCACCACTCAATCACCACACAATCCCTAGGTCACCACCGTTTCCAACTGCAGAGGGGCTTGGTAATGGGACATTCAGACTTTGCGCAGTATCAGACTCAAATCGCTGCCCTCCTTCACACCAAGTCCCCCCTCGCAACAGCTCGAAGATGCCGGAGATGCAGGTGTCCCAACTGTCAGTCCTCCACCTCAAGCGACGAGCCCGGCAAGAAAAAGCAGCACATCTGTCACATACCAGGGTGCGGGAAAGTTTATGGCAAAACTTCCCATCTCAAAGCGCACCTGAGGTGGCACTCGGGAGAGCGTCCATTTATTTGTAACTGGCTTTTCTGTGGCAAGAGTTTCACCAGGTCTGATGAGCTTCAGAGACACCTGAGGACTCATACTGGGGAGAAGCGTTTTGTTTGTCCGGATTGTTGCAAGAGGTTCATGAGGAGTGACCATTTGGCAAAACATGTCAAAACTCACCAGAACAAAAAATCTAAGTGTCATGAGAAGACACTTGATCATCACGTTAAAAGGGAAGATTTGAGGAACATCTAGTAGCCTACATTAGAGTCAAGTTGATTAGTAATCAAGCTAGACCTATACTAGTGCAATATAAGTCCTTTACTTAGTTTAAGTACAAAGTGACATTTCTTTTATTTTTGGTTTCCTTCTTTTTTCTTACATACAGAAAAATTATTTCTCTAAATTTGCTGTTCTGTGTAGCACATTTTTGTATATATGACATCTGTCTCATAAAGTTAAATTGGGATCCTGGAAAACATACTATAATACCCCATGAGCAGGTTTCACTGTCTATACCATATCAAGAAAGACAAGTTTCAGCTTGTGTTTTGATCATTTTCTTTGTGGAAGATTTCACTTTCTTGTAAATAATATTTAATAGCTTTTGTTGAATGATAGTGTCCGTTTTTGTTCGATGTGGGGTGTTTTAGCATGCTCTTTAAAAGATATGCTATTGTTGATATGACCCAAATACTGTGTGAGAATAAAAAAGGGAACATTTTCCAATGTCAGAATTAGTCTCCTTTAATTTTACATAATAACatattatccccccccccccaaaaaaaatttttACTCCTACATAACTTTCACTCTATGTGGTTACCTGTGTAAGGACTTGCACTTTGATCCACATCAGTTGACATCAGTTGACCATCTCTGCTGCTCAGACGGAGAATGTATTAATAACAGGAAAAGTTATATGCCATAACTGTAACCGAGATTAGCATTTCCAGCAGTCAAAAGAGCGTGTAAAACCCATCATATTTCTCCTAAAGTTATGATTTTCTGATAATGAAACCGGTCATAGACATCACATTGAGTATGTGATGTGTGCGGTGCATCAGCCTAAAACAAGATCATGTTGGTTCATATCAGCTACAATCACACTATCTCTGCAGATAAGGTGTCCGATGACAACTTCAATGAAAAGCTAGTGTACGTATGGATAATTGTTATGAAATGATCAACTTAATTGTATTCGATTGCATCGATGGCTTTCAGCACACACAAACAATTTTAGAAAGTCAGCTTTTTCTTGCGACTGATTatgtccattaaaaaaaaaatgccccAATAATGTTAGAAATATAAAGTGAGGGGTTTCCTAACTTTTTTCTGTTGTGACCCAACATAAATCTTTACATTTCCTGTGACCCTCGAGATGAAAAGAGTCCAATACCAATGCTTTTCCTGTGACCCAGTAGGAGTTGATCGTGATCCACCAGTGGTTTCGACCCAGTATGTGAGAAACACTGTGTGATATAGAATATGTAAGATACATACTGTTTTTTCTGTTGGGTTAAGAGACTTTACTCTGTAGAGTAAATGGGAGTCAGTATATTCTCAGGCTACAATAGACATGATATTAGAGCAGTGCACCAACAACATGACTTACTGGTCATCTTACAGTGTACAATCTGAAAATGATTTTTTGATTTTAAAAATAGAGCTGTCAAAGCACCATACTATTATTTAGGCTTTTGCTCTGCGGTATATttctttaaagaaaaaaaatctagtCCCACATAGATATTTTTCAAAACTGAAACTAAAATAATGCATTATACTGTATTACTAAACAATCAATCAAGAATATTGTCACAAAAACTAAGAACAAAATTAGGAATGATTGCATACTGTAAGAGCAGTAAAGAGTCTTAAATGAGTCACCAATAAACATCACAATTCACTGACATGTCTTAACATCATTTAAATCTAGCTATATATTGTACAAAAATTCCTCAGTTCCGTTTATGTTACCCTCGGCGCTATAATTCAGGAAAATGCGTGACTACATCAAAGAACTCCTCAGCTATTCATCAAAAGATTAAACTTTTCACCAGTCAGGTTACTTGTTTTCCTTGCAAGAGCGACCCCTATCGTacattttaattgaacctttatttaactaggcaagtcagataagaacaaattcttattttcaatgacggcctaggaacagtgggttaactgccttgttcaggggcaaaatggcagattttgaccttgtcagctcggggatttgatccagcaaccctttcggttactagtccaacactctaaccactaggctacctgcctcctaatTGCACTAGAAATGTTCTTGTGGCCCCTATCACCAACTaactatgtggattataattcatagaattttttttgtaggggttgatagatTTTTCATTAGGGTAAAGTCTGTCATTTTAAAGTGCAAATTGCAAACTTTAGAAAGCCCTTTTAAACGTCtacatcctacatctgtatggtaCAGGTCAACTAGCCACACAATTCAGAATATCTGCACAGTCACTCTCCTCCATATGGAAAAAACATAATTGAATATACAGTAAATTATTTGAATATTGATGAGGAAATGAGACCTGTGATTGGTTTAGGAATACCCTCCCTAGTGTGCGCACTGTAGTTTGAATATTGTATAGTGGCTGATATCGCCCGTCCATTGCAGGACTCCTCTGAAAACAGTGATGCACAGCTCCAAGCCATGAAACCCTGAAACATCATAAGAGAACCATAATggacctctgtcataagaactgacTAAAAGGACCTGCTATAAAAACCAATGTAGAG
This genomic window contains:
- the LOC106581774 gene encoding transcription factor Sp5, with amino-acid sequence MAAVAVLRNETLQAFLQDRTPNSSPENCKHSPLALLAATCNRIGHHGSSPADFLQVPYETTLGSPSRIFHPWSNEGNPQSTLSSNSTFGLSKSQLHIQSSFTSHHELPLTPPADPSYPYDFSSVKMLPCSMQSLQSSCPPTYVPAVTYAAPTAMQGFVTGHSGLVHQQQRQLSPNTGEDIPWWSLQQGNHVSHHSITTQSLGHHRFQLQRGLVMGHSDFAQYQTQIAALLHTKSPLATARRCRRCRCPNCQSSTSSDEPGKKKQHICHIPGCGKVYGKTSHLKAHLRWHSGERPFICNWLFCGKSFTRSDELQRHLRTHTGEKRFVCPDCCKRFMRSDHLAKHVKTHQNKKSKCHEKTLDHHVKREDLRNI